The Acidobacteriota bacterium region CGCTCTCGGGCGCGGTCATCACTCCGCAATTCGAGTTCGTCCCGAACGTTACGGTCAAGGTCGAAACGTCCGACAAGACCCTGACGGTCGTCACCGACGCCGAAGGCAGATTCTCGCTTCAGGTTCCGATGGAATCGATCGCGGTTACGATCTTGGGCAAGAACATCGAACCTCAGACGCGAATGTTTTCCGCGAGCGAATCGCTCGATTCGGTGCAGATCCGCGTTACGTACATCGTGCCGCCGATCAACGAGAGCGTCGTCATCGAAGCCGATGCGCTGACGCCCGAGATCGAGAACCGCAATGACACGATCTACAGGAACAATCTTTTCGGCCGCGACGACCAATTGATCTTTTCGCTAAACGCCGGAATCAATGCCGGCCAACACGAAGGCGGCGGCAAATCGCTCGAGATCCGCCGGTTCGGATTCAATCTCGATCACGGAGGCGTCAACGGCGGCCTCAAGATTCTCGTCGACAACGTTCAGCAGAATCAGGGAACGCAAGGGCACGGTCAGGGATACCTCGGCGCGCTCAAATCGCTCTCGCCTGAATTGGTGCAGGATGTTTCGATCATCAACGGGCCCTTTTCGGCGGCGTACGGCGATTTTTCGGGACTCGGCGTCGTTCAGATACGCCAGCGCGAATCCTTTCCTGATCAATTGACGCTGCGGTTCCAAGGCGGTTCATTCGGGACATTTCGGACTTTCGCGGCTTACAGTCCCAAGATAAAGAAGTTCGATTCGTTTCTAGCCTATGAATTCTCACGCACGAACGGCCCGTTTGAGAATCCGCTCAAGTATCGGCGGGACAATGTCACGGCAAACATCACCCGAAAACTCTCGGAAACGCAGGCAATCGGGTTCAAATTCAATTTCGGACGAAACAACTTCTTTTCTTCGGGCCAGATTCCGCTCGACCTCGTGACGTCGGGACAACTCGACCGATTCGGCGCGATCGATCCGGAGAACGGCGGAAAGGTCCGGCTCGGAACCATCGGCGGCTATTACCGAAAAGAATTCAGGTCGGGCGCGATGTTCAAGGCCGATGCGTTCGTCGGTCGATCTTTGTTCGATCTCTTTTCTAATTTCACTTTCTTTCTTGCCGATCCTGTTTACGGCGACGAGATCCAGCAACACGATTCACGGCTGCAGGAGGGCGCGACCGTTCAGTTTCTTCAGCCTTACCGATTTTCCGGGATTCAATCGCTTCTGACGGTCGGCGCCAATCTACATCTCAACCAGATCAACGTCGGGCTTTATCCGACGGTCGGGCGAAATCCGAACCGCAAATTCTTGCCTGGAAATCCCGGAAATCCAGACGTTCTGCTGACTCAGGCGAACGCGAAAGTCAACAATTACGCGGGTTACGTTCAGAATGGATTCTACTTTTTCAACGGCCACCTGAGGGTTGACACCGGCCTGAGGTTCGATTATTTCGCGTTCGATGTTAAGGGCTACGAGCTGTCGGAATCACGTGAAACGCTGAACGGGAAAGACGGCAGCGGCAAGGTCCAGCCGAAACTCTCGATCGCCTGGTCGCCGCTTGAGACCATCCCCGTGACGCTTTACGCGAACTACGGCCGCGGCATTTCGTCGCAGGACGCGCGCGGCGTCGCGCGGAATCCGAATGGCCCGAAGATCTCAACCACCGACTTTTATCAAACCGGCACAAGCATCAACACGCGACGGCTTTCGGCGGTCTTCAGCGCTTTTCTGATCGATCGTTCGAACGAACAGGTTTACATCCCGGACGACGGATCGATCGAATTCGCCGGCCGCTCGCGCTCCTATGGCATCGAATTCCGAAACTCGATCCGAATCACGAAACAACTTGAGTTCAACGCCGGTCTGACACAGGTGATTCGCGCCATTTATCCGGGCCAATTCGCACCGGATGGCTCACGGGTCGTCATCGACAGCGCGCCGAAAACGGTCGCCAACGCCGGATTCGTATTGTCGGACTTTCGCGGGTTCAATTCGTCTTTAAGCTGGCGGCATATTTCCAGCTATCGTCTTGACGGCGAAGATCGCACGATTCGAGCTGCCGGCAACGACGTCGTCGATTTCTCGGTAACAAAACGGTTGAAAAAATGGGTCGATCTCAATTTCTCGGTCGACAATCTCTTCAACAAGCGATACTACGAAACTCAGAACTATTTTGAGTCCCGAACGTGCCCGACTTGCGCGATCGTACCGCGCATCCACGCGACCCCAGGATATTCGACGACATTTACTTTCGGGGTGACATTTAGATTTTGGAAAAAGGACTGATGGCTGGTAGGCGGGGAGACGGGTCTACTCTCTATCGTCAACCGTAATCCAGCTAGAACTGAGAACTGAGAACTGAGAAGTGTCGACCGTCTACCGTCTCTCCCGTCTACTGTCTACCGTCTCCCCCGAGCTCTGGTGTGATAAGATTTTTGTCAATATGAAAAGCAGACTTTCAACCAAATCTCTTAGTTTGTCCGAATCCGTGATCCGCGAAATGTCGCGTGAGGCAGTCAAGTATGGCGCCGTCAATCTTGGTCAGGGTTTTCCCGATTTCGCCGCTCCGGACGAAATCAAGCGCCGGGCGATCGAGGCCATCGAGGCCGATCACAATCAGTACGCGGTAACCTGGGGCGTGAAGGAATTCCGCGACGCGATCGCCGCCAAAACGAAGCGTTTTCTCGGTCTCGAAGTCGATCCCGAAAGCGAGATCACGGTCACGTGCGGTTCGACCGAAGGAATGATCGCGGCGATGCTGGCGTCCGTCGATTTGGGCGACGAAGTCATCCTGTTCGAACCGTTCTACGAAAACTACGCGCCGGACGCGATTCTTTCGGATGCGACACCGGTTCACGTTCCGCTATACGAAACGGCGAATGGCGACTGGTATTTCGAGCAGGACGAACTGCGCGCGGCGTTCAGCGAACGCACGAAGGCGATCATCATCTGCAATCCGAACAACCCGACCGGAAAGGTTTTCACACGTGAAGAACTCGAGTTCATCGGTGGGCTCTGCCAGGAATTCGACGCGCTCTGCTTCACCGACGAGATCTACGAACACATCATTTACGATTCGGGATCAGGAATTCCAGATTTCGGATTTACGAACAGCCGACATATTTCGATGGCGACGCTTGATGGAATGAAGGATCGGACCGTGGTTGTCAATTCGCTGTCGAAAACCTATTCCGTCACCGGTTGGCGCGTCGGTTATGTCATCGCGCCGGCGGACCTTACGAACGCGGTACGCAAGGTTCACGATTTTCTGACCGTCGGCGCGGCGAACTGTCTTCAGCACGCCGGCGCGTTCGCGATGGAGTTTCCCGAACATTATTACGACGAGCTTCAGGCCGAATATCAGCGAAAGCGGGATTTTATCGTTCCGATACTTAAAAATGCCGGATTCAAATGCGGATTTCCCGAAGGCGCGTATTACGTGATGACCGACATTTCGGATTTCGGTTTCTCAGACGATGTTGAATTCACCCGTCATCTGATCCGCGACATCGGCGTCGCCGCCGTTCCGGGATCGTCGTTCTACAACGATAAAGCAAAGGGTTCACAGCGTCTTCGATTCTGTTTCTGCAAGAAAGACTCAACTCTCGAAGCGGCGGCCGAGCGGCTCGCAAAACTCGGCGGGTGAGGGGAGCGCGGGCATCCCTGCCCGCACGACGCGAACGCGTCGAAAGCCTCGAACGGCAAGGCGTCTTTTGAAGCGCTCAAGCGTGAAGGGATGCCCGCGTTTCATAGTCGAGCGACCTAGCGCCCTTCAGCCGTTTTGAATAGATCTCGAAGCGGCACCCGATTCGTATTTCCACTCGCGATCTGGAGTCGGGCGAGTTCGTCCTCGAATGGGCCGATCGTCCAGCAATCTGCCTCATCCAATTTCTCGATCGGCTCACCGGCTTCATTGAGCGGGCAAATGTCGCGATACTCGAATGCTTCCTCCAGATCGTCCTCGATCCAGCGCAACGGCAAACCCTGCGTGCGGCAGACATATGGCCGATCCGGATAGATCCGGCAGGCGTTTTGGTCGTCCAGGAACGCACACGCGCCACGGGTGTGCGGCATTTCCGACTCGAGCAGTTCCGGGTGTTTCGACCGAATGTTCGCGGCCTCGATCTCAAAAACCGTGATGTCGTCGACGCAACAACTCGCGCAGCCTTGCGCGCATTTCAATCGGTCGGAATGAACCTCAGCCAACCGCGATGCCGCCGCATCGACGCGTGAGTAAAGATCCTCGACCAATGATTTTGTATTCAACCGATCTTCCTTAGATTCTTAATTGAAACTTGAGAATTGATAATTGAAGTGCCGCGACCGCAGTTCCCGGATCACAAATCCGTCGGTTTGTCCGAATGCGGCACGAAGCACTTCCGGCAGCGCGCTTCGTATTTGTCCGCCGCGCCGACCTCGACGCGCTCGGTCGATTCTGAAGTCCGTTGCGAATAGTTTGCCGTGCTCCCGCATTTGACGCAGATGGCGTGCGTTTTGGTGATGAATTCGGCGATCGAAAGCAGTTGCGGCATCGGTTCGAAAGGGCGTCCGGTGTAATCCTGGTCAAGGCCGGCGATGATCACGCGCTTTCCGGCGTTCGCAAGGTCATTGACGGCCGAGATCAGTTCCATATCGAAAAACTGCCCCTCGTCGATACCGACAACCTGCGTATCTTCCTCGATCTGAACCAATAACTCTTTCGCCGTCATCACCGGCTTTGAAATATGCGTCATTCCGGAGTGCGACGCGATCTGTTCGATCGAGTAACGATCGTCGATCTTCGGTTTGAAAACCTGAACTTTCTGCCGCGCGATCTGCGCCCGGCGCAGACGTCTGATCAGTTCTTCGCTCTTGCCCGAGAACATCGAACCGACGATGACCTCAATCCAACCGGCGCCGTTTTGACGCGTTTTTCGACGTTCTTCGGTATTGTCGAAAACAAACTCTTCAACCATAATTTTCGTCCCGCATTTTGAAATCGGAAGAGAAGATTATACGGTTTGGGGGGAGTTTTCGCGAATGAACGAAGTCGGGAAAATCGGCTTCAAGAAGAAACGGACGAGCTTAACCGTCCCTTAGATCACGCCCGGTCATTTCGTCCGGCTTTTCAATTCCCAATAGCCCGAGAACGGTCGGCGCGATATCCTGCAGCGCGCCGTCATATCTGAGCTTGACTCCTTGCGTCGAATCGTCGATGAGGTGAAACGGAACCTGGTTTGACGTATGGGAATTGTTCGGCGAACCGGTGATGACGTCGGCCATTTCTTCGATATTGCCGTGGTCGGCGGTCAAGATCGCGACGCCGTTCTTTTCGCGAATCTTTTCGACGATCCCGCCGAGGCAAGTGTCGACAAACTGCACGGACTCGACCGTCTTCTCGAGGTTTCCGCTATGTGCAACGATATCGGGCGCGGCGATGTTGACGATGTAAACGTCGCTGGCACCTTCGTCGAGCGCGTTGAGAAAACTGTCGGTGACCTTAAAACAACTCATTTCGGGCGACGTTTCAACCGCCGATCTTTTGAGCGACGGCACTATCAGGCGCTGTTCGCCTGTCAAGGCGTTTTCGACGCCGCCGTTAAGGAAATATGTGATGTGCGCGTATTTGTCAGTCTCGCCGATCCGCGCGTTGCTTATGCCGCGCTCGGCGAATACCTCGGCCAGCGTCCTGTCTTCGCGCTCCGGCCGGAAAGCGACCGGAACCCGAAAACTCCGGTCGTATTCGGTCAGACAAACGGCGTCGATCTGCGGTTTCACGAGCGATTGGTTCCCGGTTTCATCAGGGACCGCAAGCGCTCGGACGAGCTGTCGCATACGGTCGCCGCGATGATTGAAAAAGATCACCACATCGCCGTTCTTGATGTTGCCGACCGGTTCCCGCGACTCGTTCTCAAGGACGATCGGTTGAACGAATTCATCGGTGATTCCGCGAAGAAAAGAGCTGCGGATCGCCGACACGGCGTCGGTTGCGCGTTCGCCCTCGCCGTGGACGAGCATCGTGTACACGCGAACGGTCCGGTCCCAATTGGAGTCTCGGTCCATCGCATAGTAGCGGCCGCAGAGCGTCGCAAACCGGCCGACACCGATGTCGGCCATTTTGATCTCAACCGCTTCCGCATAGATGTCGGCCGTGCGCTGCATTACGTCGCGTCCGTCGAGGATCGCGTGAACGAAAACGTTCGTCAGTCCTTCCTTTTTCGCCATTCGAAGCAGCGCGAAAAGCGTTTCCGGCGACGAATGAATGTCCCCGTCGCTCAAAAGACCGATCAGATGAACCGATGAGTTGCGGATTTTTGCCGCCTCGAACGATTTCTTAAGAACTTGATTATTGAGAAAAGCGCCCGATCTGATTGCCTCAGAAATGCGCGAAGTGTCGGTTTTGACGATCCGGCCGGCTCCGATGCTGAGATGCCCGACCTCGGAGCTTCCCGGCGCGTCAGGCGCGAGTCCGACGCGCTTCCCCGAGGCCGCGAGCAGCGTCATCGGATATTTTTCGCAGATCTCGTCGTAGTTCGGGGTATGCGCCAACGCGATCGCGTTGCCGTCCTTGCGCGGCGAATAACCCCAGCCGTCAAGTATCACCAGTGCAAGCGGTCGTTTCGGGTGGTTCGTCATCGTTGAATCCGATCTCAGGTTTGGAAGTCGAAAGTCCTCAATACGCATTCGGTGCGGGTTTTTCCATCCAACGTTCGGGATGGACAAGTTCTTGGAAGCCAAATTTCTCGTAAAGCGTGTGCGCGTCCCGCGTCGCGAGTACCCATCGGCGAAAGCCCTGCAGTTCGGGATGGCCGACGATCGAGTCCATCAGCCATTTGCTCAAACCGCGTCCCCGGAACTCCTCGACAATGAACACGTCGCCGAGATATGCGAAAGTCGCAAAATCCGTTACCACACGCGCAAATCCAATTAGATTCTCGCCTTTGTAGAGTCCAAAAGGCAAGGAATTTTTTATTGCCGTTTCGGTCTCTTGACGCGAGCGATTCTGAGCCCAATACGATTCTTCGGACAAAAAACGGTGAATCTCGTCCAGATCCAACCGCACCGGGTCGGTACTGATCGTGAATTCACCGTTTTGCCACTCGCGAAAGTTATCGTTCATAAGAAACGAACGCCTTCAAACTAACCGATTTGATAGAACGCTTTGCGTCCCGGGAAACGCGCCGCCGAGTCGAGGTCTTCCTCGATACGAAGGAGTTGATTGTACTTTGCGATCCGATCCGAACGCGAAAGACTGCCCGTTTTGATCTGGCCGGCGTTCGTCGCAACGGCGAGATCGGCGATGAACGAGTCCTCGGTTTCGCCCGAACGGTGCGAGATCACGGCCGTCATATTGTGGGTTTTCGCCAGTTCGATCGCGTCGAGCGTTTCCGTCAACGTCCCGATCTGGTTGACCTTGATCAGGATCGAATTCGCGCAGCCGAGATCGATACCTTTCTGCAGGAACTTGGTGTTGGTCACGAAAAGGTCGTCGCCGACTAGCTGAACCTTTTTGCCGATTTGATCCGTGATGTATTTCCAACCGTCCCAATCACTTTCGGCCATACCGTCCTCGATCGAGATGATCGGATATTTATTCGTCCAATCGATCCAGTAATCGGCCATTTCGGTGCTCGTCAGCTCGCGCTTGTCGCTCTTTTTGAAGACGTATTTTCCATTCGAATAAAACTCGCTCGACGCCGGATCTAGTGCGATCATCACATTCTCGCCGGCTTTGTAACCGGCTTTGTCGATCGCTTCAAGGATCGTTTCGATTGCTTCTTCGTTTGATTTCAGATTCGGAGCGAAACCGCCCTCGTCGCCCACGCTCGTCGCGTAACCGCGCGAGCTCAGGACTTTCTTCAAATTATGAAAGATCTCGGCGCCGGCGCGGAGCGCTTCCGAAAACGATTCGGCGCCGACCGGCATAATCATAAATTCCTGAAAATCGACGTTGTTGTCGGCGTGCGCGCCGCCGTTGATGATATTCATCATCGGAACCGGAAGCGTTTTGGCGTTGACGCCGCCGATGTAGCGATACAGCGGCAACTCCTGAAACGCGGCGGCCGCGCGCGCATTCGCCATCGAGACCGCGAGCAAGGCGTTGGCGCCGAGATTAGATTTGTTCTCGGTTCCGTCGAGCGCGAGCAGCGCTTCGTCGACGAGGGTTTGGTCAAGCGCGTCGAGCCCTTCGAGTTCATACGCGATCTTTTCGTTGACGTTTTCGACCGCTTTCATCACGCCTTTGCCGAGATATCGGGACGGATCGCCGTCACGCAATTCAACCGCTTCGTGCTCGCCCGTCGACGCGCCGGACGGCACCGCAGCGCGGCCCGATGTGCCGTCTTCAAGGATAACTTCCGCCTCAACCGTCGGATTTCCGCGCGAATCAAGGATCTCGCGTGCCCAAACTTCTTCGATCAAACTCATTGTGTTAAATAACTCCTGAAAAATTGTTTAAGATTACTTAATCAGTTTAAGGGCAAAAGTGAAAAGTAAAAAGGCGAAACGCAAAAGAATGTCTTTACCGCTCGCGGCAGCAAGCAGCTGGTTTTCTCGAAAGCAGACAACGTTCCTGACCGGCGGCCGTCATTTCGATTGGCGCCGTACGATCTGGAATTCGACCTCATTCGATACTATTGTGCGTGATTGGGGAATCTCCTCGATTCGACCGCCGACACTAACCTTCTTACTTGGCAATGGAATGTATGTTTTTGCATGCAGATATCTCATGTATTCCGGAATCTCTCGAAAGTTCGGACCGGCATCGATAGGGTAAATGCTTGACATATAGGGCCACCAGAACATCTTCACGAGATTCAACGTGAAGCTGAGACTCTTACCCGCAGCTAGACCTTTCTTCTTGAAACTCCCGGTTGCGTGATACCGATCTGTATTCGTATTGTATTGCCCGCCTATCGGATACCGCGAGATGTTGAATGTAAGGTAATTGAGCAGATCAAGTCGTATATCAGCGCCGGACTTGTTGGTGATCGTGACGATCACCGGAACTTTGTTGGCGGTTCGGACGATCCTGTCCGAACCAAGCTTGATGCTGAGTTCAATTTCTTGCGCAAAGCCCGAAGATGAGAGAAAAACCGTGGAAAGAAGTAACCCGATTACAAACCGCATATTTTAGTCTCCGATCAATCGCTTCACTGCTTCGTTATCGCTCCCCCTTCCGGCTCTTCTCCATACGCACTTTCAAGATTCGCCGCTTCTCGACTTTCTCAATCTTGAAGACGTGACCGTTGAACGGAACGATATCGCCTTCCGACAAGATCTCGCCGGATTCGCTCATCAGGAATCCGGCGATCGTCGTATAGCCGTCGGAAACCGGAAGGTTCATTGCGAGTCTCTTGTTGAGATCGCGTACCGCGAGCCCGCCGTCGAGGACGTAAGCGTCGTCGCCGACAGGTTGGATCTGTTCGTTGACCTCCTCGTCGTGCTCGTCAGAGATGTCGCCGACGATCTCTTCAAGCAGGTCTTCCAGGGTGATGATGCCTTCGACGCCACCGTGCTCATCAACGACGAACCCAAAATGGAATTTCTCGCGCTGCATCTGCCGCAGAACGTCTTCGAGGCGCGCGGTATCGACAACATATACCGGCTTTTGCAGCACTTTTTCGAGCTTGAACAACTTCGGACGGAGCAAGAACGGCATTAGATCTTTGCTGTGAATGAAGCCCGCGATGTCGTCGAGCGAGTCGCGAAAAACGGGAAGTCGGGAGTATCCGTGTTGCCGGAACAATCTTGCGATCTGTTCCAACGACGAAGTAAACGGAATCGCGACGATCGCCGTGCG contains the following coding sequences:
- a CDS encoding TonB-dependent receptor, with the translated sequence MKFEKNLRTVLVIAFLYVLFVGGVAAQQVRTLSGAVITPQFEFVPNVTVKVETSDKTLTVVTDAEGRFSLQVPMESIAVTILGKNIEPQTRMFSASESLDSVQIRVTYIVPPINESVVIEADALTPEIENRNDTIYRNNLFGRDDQLIFSLNAGINAGQHEGGGKSLEIRRFGFNLDHGGVNGGLKILVDNVQQNQGTQGHGQGYLGALKSLSPELVQDVSIINGPFSAAYGDFSGLGVVQIRQRESFPDQLTLRFQGGSFGTFRTFAAYSPKIKKFDSFLAYEFSRTNGPFENPLKYRRDNVTANITRKLSETQAIGFKFNFGRNNFFSSGQIPLDLVTSGQLDRFGAIDPENGGKVRLGTIGGYYRKEFRSGAMFKADAFVGRSLFDLFSNFTFFLADPVYGDEIQQHDSRLQEGATVQFLQPYRFSGIQSLLTVGANLHLNQINVGLYPTVGRNPNRKFLPGNPGNPDVLLTQANAKVNNYAGYVQNGFYFFNGHLRVDTGLRFDYFAFDVKGYELSESRETLNGKDGSGKVQPKLSIAWSPLETIPVTLYANYGRGISSQDARGVARNPNGPKISTTDFYQTGTSINTRRLSAVFSAFLIDRSNEQVYIPDDGSIEFAGRSRSYGIEFRNSIRITKQLEFNAGLTQVIRAIYPGQFAPDGSRVVIDSAPKTVANAGFVLSDFRGFNSSLSWRHISSYRLDGEDRTIRAAGNDVVDFSVTKRLKKWVDLNFSVDNLFNKRYYETQNYFESRTCPTCAIVPRIHATPGYSTTFTFGVTFRFWKKD
- a CDS encoding aminotransferase class I/II-fold pyridoxal phosphate-dependent enzyme — its product is MKSRLSTKSLSLSESVIREMSREAVKYGAVNLGQGFPDFAAPDEIKRRAIEAIEADHNQYAVTWGVKEFRDAIAAKTKRFLGLEVDPESEITVTCGSTEGMIAAMLASVDLGDEVILFEPFYENYAPDAILSDATPVHVPLYETANGDWYFEQDELRAAFSERTKAIIICNPNNPTGKVFTREELEFIGGLCQEFDALCFTDEIYEHIIYDSGSGIPDFGFTNSRHISMATLDGMKDRTVVVNSLSKTYSVTGWRVGYVIAPADLTNAVRKVHDFLTVGAANCLQHAGAFAMEFPEHYYDELQAEYQRKRDFIVPILKNAGFKCGFPEGAYYVMTDISDFGFSDDVEFTRHLIRDIGVAAVPGSSFYNDKAKGSQRLRFCFCKKDSTLEAAAERLAKLGG
- a CDS encoding YkgJ family cysteine cluster protein — encoded protein: MNTKSLVEDLYSRVDAAASRLAEVHSDRLKCAQGCASCCVDDITVFEIEAANIRSKHPELLESEMPHTRGACAFLDDQNACRIYPDRPYVCRTQGLPLRWIEDDLEEAFEYRDICPLNEAGEPIEKLDEADCWTIGPFEDELARLQIASGNTNRVPLRDLFKTAEGR
- a CDS encoding thymidine kinase, which produces MVEEFVFDNTEERRKTRQNGAGWIEVIVGSMFSGKSEELIRRLRRAQIARQKVQVFKPKIDDRYSIEQIASHSGMTHISKPVMTAKELLVQIEEDTQVVGIDEGQFFDMELISAVNDLANAGKRVIIAGLDQDYTGRPFEPMPQLLSIAEFITKTHAICVKCGSTANYSQRTSESTERVEVGAADKYEARCRKCFVPHSDKPTDL
- a CDS encoding 2,3-bisphosphoglycerate-independent phosphoglycerate mutase, with amino-acid sequence MTNHPKRPLALVILDGWGYSPRKDGNAIALAHTPNYDEICEKYPMTLLAASGKRVGLAPDAPGSSEVGHLSIGAGRIVKTDTSRISEAIRSGAFLNNQVLKKSFEAAKIRNSSVHLIGLLSDGDIHSSPETLFALLRMAKKEGLTNVFVHAILDGRDVMQRTADIYAEAVEIKMADIGVGRFATLCGRYYAMDRDSNWDRTVRVYTMLVHGEGERATDAVSAIRSSFLRGITDEFVQPIVLENESREPVGNIKNGDVVIFFNHRGDRMRQLVRALAVPDETGNQSLVKPQIDAVCLTEYDRSFRVPVAFRPEREDRTLAEVFAERGISNARIGETDKYAHITYFLNGGVENALTGEQRLIVPSLKRSAVETSPEMSCFKVTDSFLNALDEGASDVYIVNIAAPDIVAHSGNLEKTVESVQFVDTCLGGIVEKIREKNGVAILTADHGNIEEMADVITGSPNNSHTSNQVPFHLIDDSTQGVKLRYDGALQDIAPTVLGLLGIEKPDEMTGRDLRDG
- a CDS encoding GNAT family N-acetyltransferase, whose protein sequence is MNDNFREWQNGEFTISTDPVRLDLDEIHRFLSEESYWAQNRSRQETETAIKNSLPFGLYKGENLIGFARVVTDFATFAYLGDVFIVEEFRGRGLSKWLMDSIVGHPELQGFRRWVLATRDAHTLYEKFGFQELVHPERWMEKPAPNAY
- the eno gene encoding phosphopyruvate hydratase; this encodes MSLIEEVWAREILDSRGNPTVEAEVILEDGTSGRAAVPSGASTGEHEAVELRDGDPSRYLGKGVMKAVENVNEKIAYELEGLDALDQTLVDEALLALDGTENKSNLGANALLAVSMANARAAAAFQELPLYRYIGGVNAKTLPVPMMNIINGGAHADNNVDFQEFMIMPVGAESFSEALRAGAEIFHNLKKVLSSRGYATSVGDEGGFAPNLKSNEEAIETILEAIDKAGYKAGENVMIALDPASSEFYSNGKYVFKKSDKRELTSTEMADYWIDWTNKYPIISIEDGMAESDWDGWKYITDQIGKKVQLVGDDLFVTNTKFLQKGIDLGCANSILIKVNQIGTLTETLDAIELAKTHNMTAVISHRSGETEDSFIADLAVATNAGQIKTGSLSRSDRIAKYNQLLRIEEDLDSAARFPGRKAFYQIG